Proteins encoded in a region of the Ancylobacter sp. SL191 genome:
- a CDS encoding LLM class flavin-dependent oxidoreductase codes for MTTATKKHAHLLGFIQHGVNSHATGMWRHARDKVEWNFARPEYWQHMARTMERGLFDAMFIADELAPYNTHEDSSDAIVKWAVQCPTHEPSTIVPIITGATKHLGVGVTLSTAFEHPYSMCRRLSSLDHLSSGRVAWNIVSSYSKSEWDAYGQPMTDRSGRYERLEEYMELCYKLWDSWEPGAIIADKASGIYADPSKVKVVSHEGKYYKCNGRHFCAPSPQGRPVLWQAGSSGQGRDFAAKHAEAIFAVHPNVERMKGYASDLNERLSGKYNRAPGSVKLIYGLQTVVAETRSEAQEKYERIHACIPPEGALAWMSGHFGLDFSKFEPDAIVQNIEVPGIQGLFDSIIYAKGGAPVTVKEAAMIYAQGMGMPVAVGTAADIADQIEHYMDDGGADGFMLAATYTPGCFEEFVDLVVPELQRRGRMRTRYQGTTLRENLLEH; via the coding sequence ATGACGACAGCGACCAAGAAGCACGCCCATCTTCTCGGCTTCATCCAGCACGGCGTGAACAGCCACGCCACCGGCATGTGGCGGCACGCGCGCGACAAGGTCGAATGGAACTTCGCGCGCCCGGAATACTGGCAGCACATGGCGCGGACCATGGAGCGCGGCCTGTTCGATGCCATGTTCATCGCCGACGAGCTGGCGCCCTACAACACCCATGAGGACAGTTCCGACGCCATCGTGAAATGGGCGGTGCAATGCCCGACCCACGAGCCCTCGACCATCGTGCCGATCATCACTGGAGCGACAAAGCATCTCGGCGTCGGGGTTACGCTGTCCACCGCCTTCGAGCACCCCTACTCGATGTGCCGGCGCCTCTCCAGCCTCGATCACCTCTCCTCCGGCCGGGTGGCGTGGAACATCGTCTCTTCCTATTCGAAGAGTGAGTGGGACGCCTATGGCCAGCCAATGACCGACCGCAGCGGGCGCTATGAGCGGCTCGAGGAGTATATGGAGCTTTGCTACAAGCTCTGGGACTCCTGGGAGCCCGGCGCGATCATCGCCGACAAAGCGAGCGGCATCTATGCCGACCCCTCGAAGGTCAAGGTCGTCTCCCACGAGGGCAAATACTACAAGTGCAATGGCCGGCATTTCTGTGCCCCCTCGCCGCAGGGGCGGCCGGTGCTCTGGCAGGCCGGTTCCTCCGGCCAGGGCCGCGACTTCGCCGCCAAGCATGCCGAGGCGATCTTCGCCGTGCATCCCAATGTCGAGCGGATGAAGGGCTACGCCAGCGATCTCAACGAGCGCCTGTCGGGAAAGTACAACCGCGCCCCCGGCTCGGTGAAGTTGATCTATGGCCTGCAGACCGTGGTGGCGGAAACCCGCAGCGAGGCGCAGGAGAAATATGAGCGCATCCACGCCTGCATTCCGCCCGAGGGCGCACTGGCCTGGATGTCCGGCCATTTCGGCCTCGACTTCTCCAAATTCGAACCCGACGCCATCGTGCAGAACATTGAGGTGCCTGGCATTCAGGGCCTGTTCGATTCGATCATCTACGCCAAGGGCGGGGCGCCGGTGACGGTGAAGGAGGCGGCGATGATATACGCACAGGGCATGGGCATGCCGGTTGCGGTGGGAACAGCGGCCGATATCGCCGACCAGATCGAGCACTACATGGACGATGGCGGCGCCGATGGCTTCATGCTGGCGGCCACCTATACGCCAGGCTGCTTCGAGGAGTTCGTCGATCTCGTCGTGCCGGAACTGCAGCGGCGCGGGCGTATGCGAACGCGTTATCAAGGCACCACGCTGCGCGAGAATTTGCTGGAGCATTGA
- a CDS encoding sodium:solute symporter family transporter, which produces MPSLTPTLGFASMIGLGLFSLALSYAVKMLLVRNTHDFIIADRRVGFGFGVASVISVWTWAMAVMMSSAMTFQWGLSGLFWFVVPNGLAVMAMIPFARVLRKNMPEGYTISEFIQYRFSKSKVATGIVTLTMIFGIILEILINLKGTSLVVSTVFGIDWRVATVVGIVCVLTYSYFGGLWTSVMTGTLNTLMITVPAAIVVAAVFATVPGGADAVFGAVNTAGPEYLSVLRPEAAAGFGITLAFGLLAATVSDQTFWQKVWAIKSRDVGRTFLWAGALFYPIPICLGMLGLVGIAYGLTPADFGGDIAAVGPYIVSHIGLPLTLVLLYVLVILAACYSTIDGASSALSSIVAVDIVKRYFPSISERLLFPITKVSVLLGGLVATIIVLSGVDFTTLVLTTYALKTSILLPLVFAILWPRTNTLGFVGGIVASIAIGMPIYEFVGELAGTLSIVAIGGLTVVVFGVLGGKDFDVTGLRRVRDEIASPVPSAE; this is translated from the coding sequence ATGCCGAGTCTCACGCCGACGCTCGGCTTCGCCTCGATGATCGGGCTGGGGCTGTTCTCGCTGGCGCTTTCCTATGCGGTGAAAATGCTGCTCGTGCGCAACACGCACGACTTCATCATCGCCGACCGGCGCGTCGGCTTCGGCTTCGGCGTCGCCTCCGTCATCTCGGTCTGGACCTGGGCCATGGCGGTGATGATGAGCTCGGCCATGACCTTCCAGTGGGGCCTGTCCGGCCTGTTCTGGTTCGTGGTGCCGAACGGCCTCGCGGTTATGGCGATGATCCCGTTCGCGCGGGTGCTGCGCAAGAACATGCCCGAGGGCTACACCATCTCGGAGTTCATCCAGTACCGCTTCTCCAAGTCCAAGGTGGCCACCGGCATCGTCACCCTGACGATGATCTTCGGCATCATTCTTGAGATCCTGATCAACCTGAAGGGTACCTCGCTGGTCGTCTCCACCGTGTTCGGCATCGACTGGCGGGTGGCGACCGTGGTCGGCATCGTCTGCGTGCTCACCTATTCCTATTTCGGCGGTCTGTGGACCAGCGTGATGACCGGCACGCTCAACACGCTGATGATCACCGTGCCGGCGGCGATCGTCGTCGCGGCGGTGTTCGCCACTGTTCCCGGCGGCGCCGATGCGGTGTTCGGCGCGGTCAACACCGCCGGGCCGGAATATCTCTCGGTGCTGCGTCCCGAGGCGGCGGCGGGCTTTGGCATCACCCTCGCCTTCGGCCTGCTGGCGGCCACCGTCTCCGACCAGACCTTCTGGCAGAAGGTGTGGGCGATCAAGAGCCGGGATGTCGGCCGCACCTTCCTGTGGGCCGGCGCGCTGTTCTACCCGATCCCGATCTGCCTCGGCATGCTCGGCCTCGTCGGCATCGCCTATGGCCTGACGCCGGCCGATTTCGGCGGCGACATCGCGGCGGTGGGACCCTACATCGTCTCCCATATCGGGCTGCCGCTCACCCTTGTCCTGCTCTATGTGCTGGTCATTCTCGCCGCCTGCTACTCCACCATTGACGGCGCCTCCTCGGCCCTGTCCTCGATCGTCGCGGTGGACATCGTGAAGCGCTATTTCCCCAGCATCTCGGAGCGCCTGCTGTTCCCGATCACCAAGGTCTCGGTGCTGCTGGGCGGCCTTGTCGCCACCATCATCGTGCTGTCGGGCGTCGACTTCACCACGCTGGTGCTTACCACCTACGCCCTGAAGACCTCGATCCTGCTGCCGCTCGTCTTCGCCATTCTCTGGCCGCGGACCAACACGCTCGGCTTTGTCGGCGGCATCGTCGCCTCCATCGCGATCGGCATGCCGATCTACGAGTTCGTCGGCGAGCTGGCGGGCACGCTCTCCATCGTCGCCATTGGCGGCCTCACCGTGGTCGTGTTCGGCGTGCTGGGCGGCAAGGATTTCGACGTCACCGGCCTGCGCCGCGTGCGCGACGAAATCGCCAGCCCGGTTCCGAGCGCCGAGTGA
- a CDS encoding flavin reductase family protein, giving the protein MTEHPHDITRGFKDVFSRLASGVCVVSFWRGESVHGFTATSVTSVSLAPLRVLFCLSRGSDSHAWLRPGLPVGISVLHAEQQILSERFARRVGEGEGYGDVPLSPAIRHAPVLEGAIGQIAASVAQIIPSGDHSIVLCDVTDAQASSDGEPLLYCKRNYHRLHHSL; this is encoded by the coding sequence ATGACGGAACATCCCCACGACATCACCCGGGGCTTCAAGGATGTCTTCAGCCGGCTCGCTTCCGGCGTCTGCGTCGTCTCGTTCTGGCGCGGCGAGAGCGTGCACGGATTCACCGCGACCTCCGTGACCTCGGTGTCGCTCGCGCCGCTGCGGGTGCTGTTCTGCCTGTCGCGCGGCAGCGACAGCCATGCCTGGCTACGGCCGGGGCTGCCGGTCGGCATCTCGGTGCTGCATGCCGAGCAGCAGATCCTGTCCGAGCGCTTCGCCCGCCGCGTCGGCGAGGGCGAGGGCTATGGCGACGTCCCCCTGTCCCCGGCCATCCGCCACGCCCCGGTGCTCGAAGGCGCCATCGGACAGATCGCGGCCAGCGTGGCGCAGATCATCCCTTCGGGCGACCACTCCATCGTGCTGTGCGACGTCACCGACGCGCAAGCATCCAGCGATGGCGAACCGCTTCTCTACTGCAAGAGAAACTACCACCGCCTTCACCACAGCCTCTAA
- a CDS encoding LLM class flavin-dependent oxidoreductase, whose protein sequence is MEIGIWLPVYGGWLRSRDAPTGPDVAACLAIAQQAEALGFDFLYASENLLNCIHGPRESVADAWTILAAIAAVTHKVGLCGAVKPGFRSPFLVARMLDTLTRISERRLGMNIVCGWWREEFDLSGVDWLDHDGRYDRAAEFLRSLHGLFNPPAEANVAGGTAEAGIGEPPNYGLDPAALPEVWIAGHSDRAIRMAAEWGHCLFLNGMGDDDLKRHIDNARQEANRWGRELLIAANAYVIATDTTEQARQRWKSVVARRNPDTIAFFREVIGASGAAAWAALSEDQMVDSNAGFELGLIGSFEDIRQRIPRLEALGVNRIVCQFDDPMRDAGPFMKHVIRPLRTSRPLEIALK, encoded by the coding sequence ATGGAAATCGGCATCTGGCTTCCGGTCTATGGCGGATGGCTGCGCTCGCGGGACGCGCCCACCGGGCCGGACGTGGCCGCCTGCCTCGCCATCGCGCAGCAGGCCGAGGCGCTGGGCTTCGATTTTCTCTACGCCTCGGAGAACCTGCTCAACTGCATCCACGGCCCGCGCGAAAGCGTCGCCGATGCCTGGACCATCCTCGCCGCCATCGCCGCCGTCACCCACAAGGTCGGTCTGTGCGGCGCGGTGAAGCCGGGCTTCCGCTCGCCCTTTCTGGTCGCCCGCATGCTGGACACCCTCACCCGCATCTCCGAGCGGCGGCTCGGCATGAACATCGTCTGCGGCTGGTGGCGGGAGGAATTCGATCTCTCGGGCGTCGACTGGCTCGACCATGATGGCCGCTATGACCGGGCCGCCGAGTTCCTGCGCTCGCTGCACGGGCTGTTCAACCCGCCCGCCGAGGCCAACGTCGCCGGCGGGACGGCGGAGGCCGGGATCGGCGAGCCGCCCAATTACGGGCTCGACCCCGCCGCCCTGCCGGAAGTGTGGATCGCCGGCCATTCCGATCGCGCCATCCGCATGGCGGCGGAGTGGGGGCACTGCCTGTTTCTCAACGGCATGGGCGACGACGACCTCAAGCGGCACATCGACAATGCCCGCCAGGAGGCCAATCGCTGGGGCCGCGAGCTGCTGATCGCCGCCAATGCCTATGTCATCGCCACCGACACGACGGAACAGGCGCGGCAGCGGTGGAAATCGGTGGTGGCGCGCCGCAACCCGGACACCATCGCCTTCTTCCGCGAGGTGATCGGCGCTTCGGGCGCGGCCGCCTGGGCCGCGCTCAGCGAGGACCAGATGGTCGATTCCAATGCCGGCTTTGAACTTGGGCTGATCGGCTCGTTCGAGGATATCCGCCAGCGCATTCCCCGGCTGGAAGCGCTCGGGGTCAACCGCATCGTCTGCCAGTTCGACGACCCGATGCGCGATGCCGGGCCGTTCATGAAGCACGTCATCCGCCCGCTCCGGACGTCACGGCCGCTTGAAATCGCCCTGAAATAA
- a CDS encoding LysR family transcriptional regulator codes for MTFEQMKIFLEAAHYGSFTHAAERLGITQSAVSVCIKKLEEKHEVALFDRTGRRLVLTEAGQVLLSEAERILRDVDLTILRIESRRPLDAFAIAACTGHAYDHWMPEMAAAGGEDFPSLRLLRAGGDDVTALVMRGSADVGITNVMPSHPQFRLARVFADTLIVCAHPTLARRLPAEAGWRELADYAPLVWEQSDLTPTITAGLTAQRLDPALLLNPKLRLTSSMAVISQLKGGRHLAILPERAASAHIEAGRLERIGSLAIPLPYWMFALRERDMDALAAQIARFVS; via the coding sequence GTGACCTTCGAGCAGATGAAGATCTTTCTGGAGGCGGCGCATTACGGCAGCTTCACCCATGCCGCCGAGCGGCTCGGCATCACCCAGTCGGCGGTCAGCGTCTGCATCAAGAAGCTGGAGGAAAAGCACGAGGTCGCCCTGTTCGACCGGACGGGGCGACGGCTGGTGCTCACCGAGGCGGGGCAGGTGCTGCTGAGCGAGGCGGAGCGCATCCTGCGCGATGTGGATCTCACCATACTGCGCATCGAGAGCCGGCGCCCGCTCGACGCCTTCGCCATCGCCGCCTGCACCGGTCATGCCTATGACCACTGGATGCCGGAGATGGCGGCGGCCGGCGGCGAGGACTTTCCGTCCCTGCGCCTGCTGCGCGCCGGGGGCGACGACGTCACCGCGCTGGTGATGCGCGGCAGCGCCGATGTCGGCATCACCAATGTGATGCCAAGCCACCCGCAGTTCCGCCTCGCCCGCGTCTTCGCCGACACGCTGATCGTCTGCGCCCACCCGACCCTCGCCCGCCGCCTCCCGGCGGAGGCCGGCTGGCGCGAACTGGCCGATTACGCCCCGCTGGTGTGGGAACAGAGCGACCTGACGCCGACGATCACCGCCGGGCTGACGGCGCAGCGACTCGACCCCGCCCTGCTTCTCAACCCGAAGCTGCGGCTGACCTCCAGCATGGCGGTCATCTCGCAGCTGAAGGGCGGGCGCCATCTTGCGATCCTACCCGAGCGGGCGGCAAGCGCCCACATCGAGGCCGGCCGGCTGGAGCGCATCGGAAGCCTTGCCATCCCCCTTCCCTACTGGATGTTCGCACTGCGCGAGCGCGACATGGACGCGCTCGCCGCCCAGATCGCCCGCTTCGTGAGCTGA